ATTTTCCCGATTACAAGATCTTAGAACTTGAAGAAAAGGAAATTGAACTTAACGAAGGGTTATTTCATAACGGAACCGGTTCAGTGATCCGTTTCACAGGTCAGAAACATTAGTCTTATCCGTCAGAATTCAAAAATCCACCGGCATATTTTGTGAAGAAATCGGACCTGTAAACTTCTCCGATAGGAATCTCAGATTCATCAATATATATATTATGATTGTCAAATGAATCTATAAAGTCAATATTGACTACATAAGATTTGCTTACGCGCAGAAAGGTTTCCCATACAATTTTCTGGTGGATCGTTTTGAGATTCATTGCAGTGATAAGCTTCTGATGTCTGGTATGAATTACTACATAATCCTTTAATCCTTCAATAAATTTAATATCTGAAAAGTTGATTTTATAAAACCTTCTGTCGGCTTTAATGAATAAAAAATCTGCTGCATTGGATTCAACAGTATTTTTCACCGTATCTTTAGATAGAAGTTCGGTGTAGAGAGCAGCTTTTTCTACAGCCTTTTCCAGTCTTCGGGGATCAATGGGTTTCAGGAGATAATCTACCGCTTCCAGCTCATAGCTTTTTAAAGCATATTGGGAATAGGCTGTGGTGAAAATAATCAGTGATTTTTTTGGCAGCATTTCAGCAAACTCCAGCCCTGTGACCATTGGCATTTCAATATCAAGAAAGATAAGGTCTACATCATTCGTTTTAAGAAAGTCCAGTGCTGAAGGTGCATTGGAAAATTCTCCAAGAACCTCGGTGTTAGAGGTTTCAATGATCAACGATCGCATTTCTGCTCTTGCCAACGGCTCATCATCTACGATTATACAATTCATACTGGAATTTTTAAGTTAACGGTATATTCTTTTTCCCCGGAAATAATATCCAGTTCAAAAGCTTTTCCATAAAGGAGTTCAAGCCTTCTTTTAATATTGGCAAGTCCTAATCCTCCATAGCTGGTATTAGATGTAGTAAAATTTGAGTTTCTGGAATTCGTACAGGTAAAGCACAGCATTTTATTTTCCATATCAATATTGATCTTCACATAAGACTCTGTACTGCTGATGTCTACACTATGTTTGACTGCATTTTCTACAAAGGTGGTAAATAAATTGGGAGAGATAAAAGTACTTTTTATAGTTCTGCTGTCTATATCTACATTGATATCGAATGAAAAATTATCGCGCCGTATCTTTTCAAGATTGAGAAAATTGGAAAGAAAATCGATTTCTGAAAGCAGCAGGGTTTTCTCTTCCCCATTCTCATACAGCTGGTATCTCAGAAATTCTGAAAGCTTTACAATGACTACCGATGCTTTTTCGGGGTCTGTTCTGATAAGCGCTTTTACATTATTCAGCATATTAAACAGAAAATGCGGATTGATCTGATTCCTGAGCTCATTCAGTTCCATCTGCAGGGTCAGATTACTGAGTTCTGTGATTCTCCTGGTATCACTGATCCACTTTTGCAGCAGTTTTACTGTAGTAGTGGTCATAATAATAGGAATACACATGAGTACTCCTTCATAAATACTGCCCCTGTCCCCTACTTTTTTCAAGTTTTCCACTCTGAAGTCTTCAAAAAAGAATTTAAAACCATACCCTATCATATTAAGTCCCACAACTCCCATCAGCACAAGCAATACAAGATAAGTGATGTATTTTGTTCTAAAGAAAAATCTGGGAACCAGAACATAAATGTTGATATATACCATCCCGATCAGCACCATGTAGACAAAGCATAAAACATAATACTGATACACGCCGGAATACCAATGCCAGAACCTTGCAGTATAGATAAGCACGAAAAAGAAAATAAGAAATATACCATGGCGCCAGAACCTGAACCGGTTTTCTACCAGAAAGTCTATAACCATTGTATCCTTAAATTTTGGTGTTCCGTATTTCATAGTATGCTCCCAGAGTTTTAATACAAAGCAAAAATAGAGAATAACGCAAAGAATATCTATACTATTATACAAACCCTGATTTTTTTTATACGAATTCTAATACATCCGGATTTCGTATAAATTACAAGCCGTT
This genomic window from Chryseobacterium sp. MEBOG06 contains:
- a CDS encoding LytR/AlgR family response regulator transcription factor, whose protein sequence is MNCIIVDDEPLARAEMRSLIIETSNTEVLGEFSNAPSALDFLKTNDVDLIFLDIEMPMVTGLEFAEMLPKKSLIIFTTAYSQYALKSYELEAVDYLLKPIDPRRLEKAVEKAALYTELLSKDTVKNTVESNAADFLFIKADRRFYKINFSDIKFIEGLKDYVVIHTRHQKLITAMNLKTIHQKIVWETFLRVSKSYVVNIDFIDSFDNHNIYIDESEIPIGEVYRSDFFTKYAGGFLNSDG
- a CDS encoding sensor histidine kinase — encoded protein: MKYGTPKFKDTMVIDFLVENRFRFWRHGIFLIFFFVLIYTARFWHWYSGVYQYYVLCFVYMVLIGMVYINIYVLVPRFFFRTKYITYLVLLVLMGVVGLNMIGYGFKFFFEDFRVENLKKVGDRGSIYEGVLMCIPIIMTTTTVKLLQKWISDTRRITELSNLTLQMELNELRNQINPHFLFNMLNNVKALIRTDPEKASVVIVKLSEFLRYQLYENGEEKTLLLSEIDFLSNFLNLEKIRRDNFSFDINVDIDSRTIKSTFISPNLFTTFVENAVKHSVDISSTESYVKINIDMENKMLCFTCTNSRNSNFTTSNTSYGGLGLANIKRRLELLYGKAFELDIISGEKEYTVNLKIPV